One part of the Sporocytophaga myxococcoides DSM 11118 genome encodes these proteins:
- a CDS encoding RidA family protein yields MEKRTIDPWVWGEKTNSAQAVEVKNVSGTLYCSGQVAIDANGIPSSDDMRSQLVQTIQNLETLISTSGYEAKNIVRLNVYTTSVQEFFTTCMDVYVPFILKHGIQQATTLLEVKGLFATLTIELEATVVK; encoded by the coding sequence ATGGAAAAAAGAACAATTGATCCCTGGGTTTGGGGCGAAAAAACAAACTCTGCACAGGCAGTAGAAGTTAAAAATGTATCAGGAACACTATACTGTTCGGGACAAGTAGCCATTGACGCCAATGGCATACCAAGCAGTGATGATATGCGTTCCCAGTTGGTGCAAACCATTCAAAACCTTGAAACCCTAATCAGCACATCAGGGTACGAAGCAAAAAATATTGTAAGGCTGAATGTATACACAACATCTGTGCAGGAGTTTTTCACCACCTGTATGGACGTCTATGTACCGTTCATTCTCAAGCACGGTATTCAACAAGCCACTACACTGCTTGAAGTTAAAGGACTGTTTGCAACTCTGACCATAGAATTAGAAGCTACGGTGGTAAAGTAA
- a CDS encoding YdeI/OmpD-associated family protein: MSEKEPETYCPKSRTDWRKWLEKNHQSKQSVWLVYYKTSTKVPSLTWSEAVDEALCFGWIDSTKKTIDKERYMQYFSKRKPDSTWSKINKDKVARLIQNNLMTKAGLDSINTAKQNGTWDIMQDIEELIIPEDLTIELNKYESSMDFFQSQSKSIKITMMHWVVTAKRIETRKKRIEEIARMAAKGMRPKQFG, translated from the coding sequence ATGTCTGAAAAGGAACCTGAAACATATTGCCCTAAAAGCCGGACAGACTGGCGAAAATGGTTAGAAAAAAATCATCAGTCAAAACAGTCTGTCTGGCTTGTTTATTATAAGACATCAACCAAAGTTCCTTCGCTTACCTGGAGTGAAGCAGTCGATGAAGCACTTTGCTTTGGATGGATAGATAGCACTAAAAAGACTATCGACAAAGAAAGGTATATGCAATATTTCAGCAAAAGAAAACCTGATAGCACATGGTCAAAAATAAATAAAGATAAAGTTGCCAGACTTATCCAAAACAACCTTATGACAAAAGCTGGCTTAGACAGCATCAATACTGCTAAACAGAATGGAACATGGGACATCATGCAGGATATTGAAGAATTGATCATACCAGAGGATTTAACAATTGAATTGAATAAATATGAAAGTTCAATGGATTTTTTTCAGAGCCAGTCTAAGTCAATTAAGATAACAATGATGCATTGGGTTGTAACTGCTAAAAGAATCGAAACAAGAAAAAAGAGAATTGAAGAAATAGCACGGATGGCTGCCAAAGGAATGAGACCAAAACAATTCGGGTAA
- a CDS encoding helix-turn-helix transcriptional regulator — protein MNDNDTKRLSRLTAILTQLQTKRLLTATALADKFSVSIRTIYRDIRALEQAGVPILTEEGKGYTLMEGYRVPPVMFTEAQANALIMAEQLVLKNKDASLIKDYTEAIDKIKSVLKQSIKVKADLLSERTRFDQNIKRERNSNSLSDLQFALTNYCLTKIEYINEQNKITIRDIEPFALLSTENWLLIAYCRLRQEFRYFRLDRIKKLEVLPDKFKPHGMTLQEFFDKYH, from the coding sequence ATGAACGACAACGATACCAAACGGCTTTCCCGACTGACTGCTATCTTAACACAGTTGCAAACAAAACGACTTTTGACAGCAACAGCATTAGCGGACAAGTTTTCAGTTAGTATTCGTACCATTTACAGGGACATCAGAGCTTTGGAACAGGCTGGCGTTCCGATTCTGACTGAAGAAGGGAAAGGTTATACCCTAATGGAAGGTTACAGAGTTCCACCTGTAATGTTTACCGAAGCACAGGCCAACGCACTGATTATGGCAGAACAATTAGTTCTCAAAAACAAGGACGCATCGCTTATCAAAGATTACACAGAAGCCATAGATAAAATAAAATCGGTTTTGAAACAAAGCATAAAAGTCAAAGCTGACTTACTTTCTGAAAGAACCCGATTTGACCAGAATATTAAAAGGGAAAGAAACAGCAACAGTCTATCGGATTTACAATTTGCTTTGACAAATTATTGCCTTACAAAAATCGAATACATTAATGAGCAAAACAAAATCACAATCAGAGACATTGAACCATTTGCATTACTAAGCACAGAAAACTGGTTATTGATTGCCTACTGCCGCTTGCGACAAGAGTTTCGCTATTTCCGGTTAGACAGAATTAAAAAACTGGAAGTGCTTCCCGACAAATTTAAACCCCACGGAATGACCTTGCAAGAGTTTTTTGACAAGTATCATTAA